The following proteins are encoded in a genomic region of Natrinema sp. DC36:
- the rplX gene encoding 50S ribosomal protein L24: MTTQPHKQRTQTRNAPLHERGKQLHATLSDDLREEYDTRRTRVNAGDTVEVMRGDHAGEEGEVMRAILEDGTIHVEDVTVETADGEEVPRPLDPSNVRLTELDLEDERREARLEGDTE; this comes from the coding sequence ATGACCACGCAACCACACAAACAGCGAACGCAGACGAGAAACGCGCCGCTGCACGAGCGAGGAAAGCAGCTGCACGCGACGCTGTCCGACGACCTCCGCGAGGAGTACGACACCCGTCGAACCCGCGTCAACGCGGGCGACACGGTCGAGGTCATGCGCGGCGACCACGCCGGCGAGGAGGGCGAGGTCATGCGCGCGATCCTCGAGGATGGAACCATCCACGTCGAGGACGTGACGGTCGAGACGGCCGACGGCGAAGAAGTGCCGCGGCCGCTGGACCCGTCGAACGTCCGTCTCACGGAGCTCGACCTCGAGGACGAGCGTCGCGAGGCGCGTCTCGAAGGTGATACCGAATGA
- the rpmC gene encoding 50S ribosomal protein L29 produces MAILHVEEIRDMTPAEREEELEELETELLNQKSVLAAGGAPENPGRIGELSRTVARIKTIQREEGDLEDEAEATAE; encoded by the coding sequence ATGGCGATCCTCCACGTCGAAGAGATCCGCGACATGACTCCCGCCGAGCGGGAGGAAGAACTCGAGGAACTCGAGACGGAACTGCTGAACCAGAAGTCCGTCCTCGCCGCCGGTGGTGCCCCGGAGAATCCGGGTCGCATCGGCGAACTCAGTCGCACCGTCGCGCGGATCAAGACGATCCAGCGGGAAGAAGGCGATCTCGAGGACGAAGCGGAAGCAACCGCGGAATAA
- a CDS encoding ribonuclease P protein component 1 has protein sequence MALTPETLPRHELNGLPVRVVESDDSSRVGLEGRIVIETTKTLSIEVRDDGESRVVMVPKSGSTFEFAITDEAADSAKESGTASKLADTEPAGGSEERSSPAADCAGEDVAYVTVDGSRLLSRPARRTETNGDSPWQ, from the coding sequence ATGGCACTGACACCCGAGACCCTGCCGCGACACGAACTCAACGGGCTCCCCGTGCGAGTCGTCGAGAGCGACGACTCCTCGCGGGTCGGCCTCGAGGGACGGATCGTCATCGAGACGACCAAAACCCTCTCGATAGAAGTTCGCGACGACGGCGAGTCCCGGGTCGTCATGGTGCCGAAGTCGGGCTCGACGTTCGAGTTCGCGATCACAGATGAAGCCGCCGACTCCGCGAAGGAGTCGGGGACTGCGTCCAAACTGGCCGACACTGAACCCGCCGGGGGATCCGAGGAACGATCCTCACCCGCTGCGGACTGCGCTGGCGAGGATGTAGCCTACGTTACGGTCGATGGATCGCGGTTGCTCTCACGACCCGCCCGACGCACGGAAACGAATGGTGACTCACCATGGCAATAG
- a CDS encoding 50S ribosomal protein L23, translated as MSSAIEHPLVTEKAMNDMDFENKLQFVVNPDATKPEIRDEVEERFEISVENVNTQVTMKGKKKAIVRLSEEDDAQEVASRIGVF; from the coding sequence ATGAGCTCGGCCATCGAACACCCGCTCGTCACGGAGAAGGCGATGAACGACATGGACTTCGAGAACAAGCTCCAGTTCGTCGTCAACCCGGACGCGACCAAGCCCGAGATTCGGGACGAGGTCGAAGAGCGATTCGAGATCTCGGTCGAGAACGTCAACACGCAGGTAACGATGAAGGGTAAAAAGAAAGCGATCGTCCGCCTCTCCGAGGAGGACGACGCACAGGAAGTCGCTTCGCGAATCGGGGTGTTCTGA
- the rpl4p gene encoding 50S ribosomal protein L4 — protein MDATVRNLDGDDADTVELPAVFETTYRPDLIGRAVRAAQANRKQDYGADEFAGLRTPAESFGSGRGMAHVPRQEGRARRVPQAVKGRKAHPPKAEKDQSESINTKAKKLAVRSAIAATTDAELVAERGHEFDEDAELPVVVDDEFEDLQKTREVVDFLEAAGLADDIQRADEGRSVRSGQGKARGRKYKTPTSILFVTSSETGPSRAARNLAGADVTTAAEVNAEDLAPGAQPGRLTVWTESALEEVADR, from the coding sequence ATGGACGCAACAGTACGAAACCTGGACGGCGACGACGCGGACACGGTCGAGCTCCCGGCGGTCTTCGAGACCACGTACCGCCCGGACTTGATCGGCCGAGCCGTGCGCGCCGCGCAGGCAAACCGAAAACAGGACTACGGTGCCGACGAGTTCGCCGGCCTTCGAACGCCGGCCGAATCGTTCGGTAGCGGCCGCGGGATGGCCCACGTTCCACGACAGGAGGGTCGCGCACGCCGCGTTCCCCAGGCCGTCAAGGGACGCAAGGCCCACCCGCCGAAAGCCGAGAAGGACCAGTCCGAATCGATCAACACGAAAGCAAAGAAACTGGCCGTCCGCAGCGCGATCGCTGCGACGACCGACGCCGAACTCGTCGCCGAACGCGGCCACGAGTTCGACGAAGACGCCGAGCTCCCCGTCGTCGTCGACGACGAGTTCGAGGACCTCCAGAAGACGCGCGAGGTCGTCGACTTCCTCGAGGCAGCGGGTCTCGCGGACGACATCCAACGAGCCGACGAGGGTCGAAGCGTTCGCTCCGGTCAAGGGAAAGCCCGCGGCCGGAAGTACAAGACGCCGACGTCGATCCTCTTCGTCACATCCAGCGAGACCGGCCCGTCGCGAGCGGCCCGGAATCTCGCCGGTGCAGACGTGACGACGGCTGCGGAGGTCAACGCGGAGGATCTCGCCCCCGGTGCACAGCCGGGACGACTCACCGTCTGGACCGAGAGCGCACTCGAGGAGGTGGCCGACCGATGA
- a CDS encoding RNA methyltransferase codes for MTVSVLVPSSISREAEDKREATRKLGYVARAATIFRADRLVVYPDRDGETGRFDGGFVSIVLRYAATPPYLRNEAWGMRDELKYAGILPPLRAMSQTGSESTGSGSSRQGIVTEVGPEGRVRVNCGLQHPISLNVPPNMAVEEGERVTVRISSRRPVRAKLVDDPLPGLSIEQTDLRAALGREDAGVRIAASRFGEELTVGRLETLAGRVQRDGMTVAFGAPERGLPAILEIEESAVGAAQDAAVGGDNGVEPTADPGFDLWLNTVPDQGSEVVRTEEALFATLAPLSLRE; via the coding sequence ATGACTGTCAGCGTACTCGTGCCGTCGTCAATCAGCCGGGAAGCCGAGGACAAACGCGAGGCAACTCGCAAACTTGGATACGTCGCCCGCGCGGCGACGATCTTCCGGGCCGATCGCCTGGTCGTCTATCCCGATCGGGATGGGGAAACCGGGCGATTTGACGGCGGATTCGTCAGCATCGTGTTGCGGTACGCCGCAACGCCCCCGTACCTCCGCAACGAGGCGTGGGGGATGCGGGACGAACTGAAGTACGCGGGCATCTTACCGCCGCTCCGCGCCATGTCACAGACCGGCTCCGAATCTACCGGTTCGGGGTCGTCAAGACAAGGAATCGTGACCGAGGTCGGACCTGAAGGGCGCGTCCGGGTCAATTGCGGACTGCAACACCCGATCTCCCTCAACGTACCGCCGAACATGGCGGTTGAAGAGGGGGAGCGCGTGACCGTCAGGATCTCTTCGCGACGACCGGTCCGGGCGAAGCTCGTCGACGATCCCCTTCCGGGGCTTTCGATCGAGCAGACGGACCTGCGGGCAGCACTCGGCCGTGAGGACGCCGGCGTTCGTATCGCGGCCTCCCGATTCGGTGAAGAACTCACCGTCGGGCGGCTCGAGACGCTGGCCGGACGCGTTCAGCGCGACGGGATGACCGTCGCCTTCGGCGCGCCCGAGAGAGGGCTGCCGGCGATCCTCGAAATCGAGGAATCCGCCGTCGGCGCTGCACAGGACGCAGCCGTCGGCGGGGATAACGGAGTCGAACCCACTGCCGATCCGGGGTTCGACCTCTGGCTAAATACGGTTCCGGATCAGGGAAGCGAGGTCGTGCGAACGGAAGAGGCTCTGTTCGCCACCCTCGCTCCCCTCTCACTGAGAGAGTGA
- a CDS encoding MTH1187 family thiamine-binding protein: protein MTVVALLSVAPVIEDSMADEVAKAVDALEEYDVTYETNPMGTVIEAETTDELFAAAQAAHDAVDADRVSTVLKIDDKRTRDIDAAEKVSAVEEQLGRPARNREE, encoded by the coding sequence ATGACGGTAGTCGCACTACTGAGCGTCGCACCGGTAATCGAGGACAGCATGGCCGACGAGGTCGCGAAGGCCGTCGACGCCCTCGAGGAGTACGACGTCACCTACGAGACGAACCCGATGGGAACGGTGATCGAAGCCGAGACGACGGACGAACTCTTCGCGGCTGCGCAGGCGGCGCACGACGCCGTCGACGCCGACCGCGTGAGCACGGTCCTGAAAATCGACGACAAACGGACGCGAGACATCGATGCCGCAGAAAAGGTCTCGGCCGTCGAAGAACAGCTCGGACGGCCCGCCCGAAATCGCGAGGAATAA
- a CDS encoding 30S ribosomal protein S4e, with the protein MTKHQKRLSVPKSWPVERKTETFTVKAGAGPHGEDGVPLVVLLRDVLGYVDSRKEARYALSEDSILINGNAINDEQRPIGMFDIVAFPALEEYYRVFPDEGGRLALTAIDEDAAGSRLGKIEGKQQVPGGDTQLTLHDGTNVLTDSDEYRPKDSIVIDNDDKSVVAHFPYEEGALVTAVRGNHGGKVGEIDAIDITPGSGSNNVGVSMDDGGFETVEEYVVVIDENFTGDEDDEPVNTGDDE; encoded by the coding sequence ATGACGAAACACCAGAAGCGACTGTCGGTTCCGAAGTCCTGGCCGGTCGAGAGAAAGACCGAGACCTTCACGGTAAAGGCCGGTGCCGGCCCGCACGGCGAGGACGGCGTACCGCTCGTCGTCCTCCTGCGGGACGTGCTCGGCTACGTGGACTCGCGCAAGGAAGCGCGCTACGCACTCTCGGAGGATTCGATCCTCATTAACGGGAACGCGATCAACGACGAACAGCGCCCGATCGGCATGTTCGACATCGTCGCCTTCCCCGCTCTCGAGGAGTACTACCGCGTCTTCCCCGACGAGGGTGGTCGGCTCGCGCTGACCGCAATCGACGAGGACGCAGCGGGGAGCCGCCTCGGCAAGATCGAGGGCAAACAGCAAGTTCCGGGCGGCGACACGCAGTTGACGCTCCACGACGGAACGAACGTCCTCACCGATTCCGACGAGTACCGGCCGAAGGACTCGATCGTCATCGACAACGACGACAAATCCGTCGTCGCACACTTCCCGTACGAGGAAGGTGCGCTCGTGACGGCCGTCCGTGGCAACCACGGCGGCAAAGTCGGCGAGATCGACGCGATCGACATCACGCCGGGCAGCGGATCGAACAACGTCGGCGTCTCGATGGACGACGGCGGCTTCGAAACCGTCGAAGAGTACGTCGTCGTTATCGACGAGAACTTCACCGGTGACGAAGACGACGAGCCCGTAAACACAGGTGATGACGAATGA
- a CDS encoding HNH endonuclease signature motif containing protein → MGVVRREGRWRLEKQDTGFYEVTHEKRTEATITTPEYDPGMFDDRFVAGVPIYEADSAAEARSVFEDIVESNSASILPSSGLSDTGTELGYPSGSSGEVQSDGDGNLPPGGIALVMLVAGGLFLFSSSFEFGTPVFYVSTALLLGSLIIFGWAIALYKRDGAAEAWSFLTTVDTNDESDSKSNTGDNGEGTVERTPPAPQSLKDDLYFDRANQHCEWCNNRTDHPEVHHIEPRSEGGPNDSSNLIVLCPDCHRKADSGAISRNKLRAKVRRQTEAAM, encoded by the coding sequence ATGGGAGTTGTACGGCGCGAAGGGCGTTGGCGATTAGAAAAACAGGATACTGGCTTCTACGAAGTCACACACGAAAAGAGGACAGAGGCGACAATCACCACGCCAGAGTACGATCCCGGTATGTTCGACGATCGATTCGTTGCCGGTGTTCCGATCTATGAGGCTGATTCAGCAGCCGAAGCTCGGTCAGTTTTCGAAGATATCGTCGAAAGTAATTCAGCATCGATCCTCCCGAGTTCCGGACTGTCTGATACTGGGACCGAACTCGGCTATCCGTCTGGTTCGTCCGGTGAAGTGCAGTCTGACGGGGATGGAAACCTGCCGCCTGGTGGGATAGCACTCGTGATGTTAGTTGCTGGCGGTTTGTTTCTGTTCTCCTCATCGTTCGAGTTCGGAACGCCAGTTTTCTACGTCAGCACGGCGCTGCTCCTTGGTAGCCTCATAATCTTTGGCTGGGCGATTGCGCTGTACAAACGGGATGGAGCCGCGGAAGCCTGGTCTTTTCTCACCACAGTAGACACTAATGATGAATCCGATTCTAAATCGAATACTGGCGATAACGGCGAGGGTACTGTCGAGCGAACACCACCAGCACCACAATCCTTGAAAGACGATTTGTATTTCGATCGTGCGAACCAGCATTGTGAATGGTGTAATAACCGGACGGATCACCCAGAGGTCCATCACATTGAGCCTCGGAGTGAAGGCGGTCCAAATGACTCTTCTAACCTAATCGTTCTCTGCCCGGACTGCCATCGGAAAGCCGATAGCGGTGCGATTTCACGGAATAAGCTGCGCGCTAAGGTTCGACGACAGACCGAAGCGGCGATGTAG
- a CDS encoding 50S ribosomal protein L2 gives MGRRIQGQRRGRGTSTFRAPSHRYKADLEHKKEEDDDVVRGTVVDIEHDPARSAPIAAVEFDDGDQRLILAPEGITVGEELAVGVTAEIKPGNTLPLAEIPEGVPVCNVEANPGDGGRFARASGTNADLITHDRNAAVIQLPSGEVKRLDPQCRATIGVVAGGGRTEKPFVKAGNKYHKMKSRGTKWPRVRGVAMNAVDHPFGGGGRQHPGKPKSVSRDAPPGRKVGDIASRSTGRGGKQ, from the coding sequence ATGGGACGACGCATTCAAGGACAACGACGCGGTCGCGGGACCTCCACGTTCCGCGCCCCGTCGCACCGATACAAGGCGGACCTCGAGCACAAGAAAGAGGAAGACGACGATGTCGTCCGCGGGACGGTCGTCGACATCGAACACGACCCGGCTCGGTCCGCACCGATCGCGGCCGTCGAGTTCGACGATGGCGATCAGCGCCTCATCCTCGCACCCGAAGGCATCACCGTGGGCGAGGAGCTCGCGGTCGGTGTCACGGCGGAGATCAAGCCCGGCAACACGCTCCCGCTCGCGGAGATTCCCGAAGGAGTGCCGGTCTGTAACGTCGAAGCGAACCCGGGCGATGGCGGACGATTCGCTCGCGCCTCGGGGACCAACGCCGACCTGATCACCCACGACCGCAACGCGGCGGTCATTCAGCTTCCCAGCGGCGAGGTCAAGCGCCTCGATCCGCAGTGTCGCGCCACCATCGGCGTCGTCGCCGGCGGCGGCCGCACGGAGAAGCCCTTCGTCAAGGCCGGCAACAAGTATCACAAGATGAAGTCCCGGGGCACCAAGTGGCCTCGCGTCCGCGGTGTCGCGATGAACGCCGTCGACCACCCGTTCGGTGGCGGCGGCCGACAGCACCCCGGCAAACCCAAGTCCGTCTCGCGGGACGCCCCGCCGGGACGGAAGGTCGGTGACATCGCGTCCCGGAGCACCGGTCGAGGTGGAAAGCAATGA
- a CDS encoding DUF4112 domain-containing protein: MATDSTNDFSSELEELREDLPAAVDEAAIKRMRVVAHALDEGVRVPGTDFKVGLDPIVGILPGAGDAAAAGVSLYLVAEAARMGVSQSTLLRMLANVGVDAVIGSVPVLGVIFDAFWKANKWNLKLALEDLAEKDGQSDGGPEVVTIE; the protein is encoded by the coding sequence ATGGCAACCGACTCAACCAACGATTTCAGTTCGGAACTCGAGGAACTTCGCGAGGACCTCCCCGCTGCCGTCGACGAGGCGGCGATCAAACGCATGCGCGTCGTCGCGCACGCTCTCGACGAGGGGGTTCGGGTTCCAGGGACGGACTTCAAAGTCGGACTCGATCCGATCGTCGGGATCCTTCCGGGAGCCGGCGACGCCGCGGCCGCGGGCGTCTCGTTGTACCTCGTCGCCGAAGCCGCCCGCATGGGCGTCTCCCAGTCGACGCTGCTTCGCATGCTCGCGAACGTCGGCGTCGACGCCGTCATCGGCTCCGTCCCCGTTCTCGGCGTCATTTTCGACGCCTTCTGGAAGGCCAACAAGTGGAACCTGAAACTGGCCCTCGAGGATCTGGCGGAGAAGGACGGCCAATCCGACGGCGGACCGGAAGTCGTGACTATCGAGTAG
- a CDS encoding 50S ribosomal protein L22, protein MGINYSVDADPDATAKAMLRERHMSNKHSKEVARQLKGQTVGEARAYLQDVIDKKQSVPFKSHNTGAGHRSDIDGWDAGKYPEKVSKEFLDLLENVEANADHQGFDGESMEIAHVAAHKVGESVGRKPRAMGRASAWNTPQVDVEIVVEEVEDEEDDN, encoded by the coding sequence ATGGGAATCAACTACTCAGTCGACGCGGATCCCGACGCCACGGCGAAAGCCATGCTTCGGGAGCGTCATATGAGCAACAAGCACAGCAAGGAGGTCGCACGCCAACTCAAGGGCCAGACCGTCGGCGAGGCTCGAGCGTACCTTCAGGACGTAATCGACAAGAAGCAGTCGGTGCCGTTCAAGTCCCACAATACCGGCGCGGGTCACCGCTCCGATATCGACGGCTGGGACGCCGGCAAGTACCCCGAGAAGGTCTCCAAGGAGTTCCTCGATCTGCTCGAGAACGTCGAAGCAAATGCAGATCATCAGGGCTTCGACGGCGAGTCGATGGAGATCGCCCACGTCGCCGCCCACAAGGTCGGCGAGTCCGTGGGCCGCAAGCCCCGCGCGATGGGGCGTGCCTCGGCCTGGAACACGCCACAGGTCGACGTCGAGATCGTCGTCGAAGAAGTCGAAGACGAGGAGGACGATAACTAA
- a CDS encoding 50S ribosomal protein L3 — MPQANTPRKGSLGFGPRQRATSEVPRFNSWPDTDGQPTLQGFAGYKAGMTHVVMVDDTANSPTEGMEETVPVTIVETPPMRAVALRAYEDTPYGMKPITEVWTDEFVPELDRVLDLPGDDNDTGATTDELRSLHEEGRVDDVRVITHTVPGELPSMPKKKPDVMETRVGGGSVDDRVEFALETIENGGEHVMNDVFRAGEYVDASGVTKGKGTQGPVKRWGVQKRKGKHARQGWRRRIGNLGPWNPSRVRSTVPQQGQTGYHQRTELNKRLVDIGDGADATVDGGFVNYGEVDGPHALIKGSLPGPQQRLVRFRPAIRPGDQPRLDPEVRYVSTASNQG; from the coding sequence ATGCCACAAGCAAATACACCACGCAAAGGCTCACTCGGGTTCGGCCCACGACAGCGTGCGACCAGCGAGGTCCCACGCTTCAACTCGTGGCCGGACACTGACGGACAGCCGACGCTCCAGGGTTTCGCGGGCTACAAGGCCGGCATGACCCACGTCGTCATGGTCGACGATACAGCGAACTCGCCGACCGAAGGGATGGAAGAGACCGTCCCAGTGACGATCGTGGAGACGCCGCCGATGCGCGCCGTCGCTCTGCGAGCATACGAAGACACGCCGTACGGTATGAAGCCGATAACCGAGGTCTGGACCGACGAGTTCGTTCCCGAACTCGATCGCGTTCTCGACCTTCCCGGTGACGATAACGACACCGGCGCGACCACGGACGAACTCCGTTCCCTCCACGAGGAGGGTCGCGTCGATGACGTTCGCGTCATCACCCACACGGTACCGGGGGAGCTGCCCTCGATGCCGAAGAAGAAACCGGACGTGATGGAAACGCGCGTCGGCGGCGGCTCCGTCGACGATCGCGTCGAGTTCGCCCTCGAGACCATCGAGAACGGCGGCGAACACGTCATGAACGACGTGTTCCGCGCCGGCGAGTACGTCGACGCGAGCGGCGTCACGAAAGGGAAAGGGACGCAGGGTCCCGTCAAGCGATGGGGCGTCCAGAAACGAAAGGGCAAGCACGCCCGGCAGGGATGGCGCCGTCGCATCGGTAACCTCGGCCCCTGGAATCCGTCCCGCGTTCGGTCGACGGTTCCCCAGCAGGGCCAGACCGGCTACCACCAGCGGACGGAACTGAACAAGCGCCTCGTCGACATCGGCGACGGCGCAGACGCGACGGTCGACGGCGGCTTCGTCAACTACGGCGAAGTCGACGGACCGCACGCGCTGATCAAGGGCTCGCTCCCCGGGCCGCAACAGCGTCTCGTACGCTTCCGCCCGGCGATCCGACCCGGAGACCAGCCGCGCCTCGATCCCGAGGTGCGCTACGTCTCCACCGCATCCAACCAGGGATAA
- a CDS encoding 30S ribosomal protein S17 — MAIGLDVETPPEPNNPEEYDYEKCPFYGDLSVRGQILEGTVVSTDMDKTVVVEREYDVAVPKYDRHMKRRSRIPAHVPGVLEPLSVGDTVKIAETRPLSKTKSHVVVEVTQEATAEDLAELTSQAEPEPQLSDEDFATDEDEGDE; from the coding sequence ATGGCAATAGGACTAGACGTTGAAACCCCTCCGGAACCGAACAATCCGGAGGAATACGACTACGAGAAGTGTCCGTTCTACGGCGACCTCTCCGTTCGAGGACAGATCCTCGAGGGGACGGTCGTCTCCACGGACATGGACAAGACCGTAGTCGTCGAGCGAGAGTACGATGTGGCGGTCCCGAAGTACGACCGACACATGAAACGACGCTCGCGCATCCCGGCACACGTACCGGGCGTGCTCGAGCCGCTCTCGGTCGGTGACACGGTCAAGATCGCAGAGACCCGACCACTGTCGAAGACGAAATCGCACGTGGTCGTCGAAGTAACCCAAGAAGCGACCGCGGAGGACCTCGCCGAACTCACGAGCCAGGCCGAGCCTGAGCCGCAGCTTTCGGACGAGGACTTCGCGACCGACGAAGACGAGGGTGATGAGTGA
- a CDS encoding 30S ribosomal protein S3 — translation MADEHQFIENGLQRSQIDEFFQEELGRAGYGGMDVAKTPMGTQIVLKAEKPGMVIGKGGENIRKVTTALEERFNLEDPQIDVQEVDEPDLNARIVADRLANALERGWYFRKAGHTTIDRIMDAGALGAEIVLSGKVTGARSRVEKFNRGYIKHNGEPAETVVDHGQGVAVMKLGTIGVDVKIIPPGAELPDDFQVSEDMDPEEVVPDAVEVNAEGGVEELLEGEPEAAEGDAEAAADEAVETDEADLDEDVVEEVIEAEVEADADEEFDEVEVPDDEDVDEELEELEEDVEAEAEELVEEMDEEAESASEDEETDEAAADADEAETDEADPDEGGDA, via the coding sequence ATGGCTGACGAACACCAATTCATCGAAAACGGCCTGCAGCGGTCCCAGATCGACGAGTTCTTCCAGGAAGAGCTCGGCCGCGCGGGCTACGGTGGTATGGACGTCGCCAAGACGCCGATGGGAACCCAGATCGTCCTCAAGGCCGAGAAGCCCGGGATGGTCATCGGCAAAGGCGGCGAGAACATCCGGAAGGTCACGACGGCCCTCGAGGAGCGGTTCAACCTCGAGGACCCCCAGATCGACGTGCAGGAGGTCGACGAACCCGACCTCAACGCACGGATCGTCGCGGACCGACTGGCCAACGCACTCGAGCGCGGCTGGTACTTCCGAAAGGCCGGTCACACGACGATCGACCGGATCATGGACGCCGGCGCGCTCGGCGCGGAGATCGTCCTGTCGGGGAAGGTCACCGGCGCGCGATCGCGCGTCGAGAAGTTCAACCGCGGCTACATCAAGCACAACGGCGAGCCCGCCGAGACGGTCGTCGACCACGGTCAGGGCGTCGCGGTCATGAAACTCGGCACCATCGGTGTCGACGTCAAGATCATCCCGCCGGGAGCCGAGCTCCCCGACGACTTCCAGGTCAGCGAGGACATGGATCCGGAAGAGGTCGTTCCGGACGCCGTCGAAGTCAACGCGGAAGGCGGCGTCGAGGAACTCCTCGAGGGCGAACCCGAGGCCGCCGAAGGCGATGCCGAGGCTGCGGCTGACGAAGCCGTCGAAACCGACGAAGCCGACCTCGACGAAGACGTCGTCGAGGAAGTCATCGAAGCGGAGGTCGAGGCCGACGCCGACGAGGAGTTCGACGAGGTCGAAGTCCCCGACGACGAAGACGTCGACGAAGAGCTCGAGGAGCTCGAGGAAGACGTCGAAGCGGAAGCCGAAGAGCTCGTCGAAGAGATGGACGAGGAGGCGGAAAGCGCCTCCGAAGACGAGGAGACGGACGAGGCAGCTGCAGACGCGGACGAAGCCGAGACGGACGAAGCGGACCCAGACGAGGGAGGTGACGCCTGA
- a CDS encoding 30S ribosomal protein S19, protein MSQEYRTGREGDFTYRGHTLEELQSMELDEVVELLPARQRRSIERGLSVEKEKLREEASDKGEEETANAPIRTHLRDMPILPEFVGLTFEVYTGQSFERVRVEPEMIGHYLGEFQLTRTSVEHGQAGIGATRSSKFVPLK, encoded by the coding sequence ATGAGTCAGGAGTACCGAACCGGCCGCGAAGGTGACTTTACCTACCGTGGTCACACGCTCGAGGAGCTGCAGTCGATGGAGCTCGACGAGGTTGTGGAACTGTTACCCGCACGACAGCGGCGAAGTATCGAACGCGGCCTCTCCGTCGAGAAGGAGAAGCTCCGAGAGGAGGCCAGCGACAAGGGCGAAGAAGAAACGGCGAACGCCCCGATCCGAACGCACCTGCGGGATATGCCGATCCTGCCGGAGTTCGTCGGACTGACCTTCGAGGTCTACACCGGACAGTCGTTCGAGCGCGTTCGCGTCGAACCCGAAATGATCGGCCACTACCTCGGCGAGTTCCAGCTGACGCGGACCTCCGTCGAGCACGGTCAGGCCGGTATCGGCGCGACCCGATCGTCCAAGTTCGTCCCACTGAAGTGA
- a CDS encoding 50S ribosomal protein L14 translates to MEAMKADVTQGLKKGSLVTCADNTGARELKIISVAGYHGTKNRQPKAGIGDKVTVSVTKGTPEMRRQVLEAVVVRQRKSIRRPDGTRLKFEDNAAVIIDENEEPRGTEIKGPIAREVAERFGAIASTATMIV, encoded by the coding sequence ATGGAGGCGATGAAAGCCGACGTCACGCAGGGCCTCAAGAAGGGATCCCTGGTCACGTGTGCCGACAACACCGGCGCACGTGAGCTGAAGATCATCAGCGTCGCGGGCTACCACGGCACCAAGAACCGCCAGCCGAAGGCGGGGATCGGTGACAAAGTGACCGTCTCGGTCACCAAGGGTACCCCGGAGATGCGCCGACAGGTTCTCGAGGCCGTCGTCGTTCGCCAGCGGAAGTCGATCCGCCGGCCGGACGGCACGCGGCTCAAGTTCGAGGACAACGCGGCGGTCATTATCGACGAGAACGAGGAGCCCCGCGGCACGGAGATCAAGGGGCCCATCGCCCGCGAAGTCGCGGAACGCTTCGGAGCAATCGCCAGTACGGCGACGATGATCGTATAG
- a CDS encoding HalOD1 output domain-containing protein produces the protein MQTELSPADGTDDLQYDQPNDRYVFHHDVDGTATITTTIVHALASIADTDVSQGEFSLYDSVDPDALDRIFSQKADGSDRAGGHVAFTALEHEVYVYANGDVIIYPPAETPRTPTTN, from the coding sequence ATGCAGACTGAACTCTCACCCGCAGACGGCACGGACGACCTCCAGTACGACCAGCCAAACGATCGCTACGTCTTCCACCACGACGTCGACGGCACCGCCACCATCACCACGACGATCGTCCACGCGCTCGCATCGATCGCGGACACCGACGTCTCGCAGGGGGAGTTCTCCCTGTACGATAGCGTCGACCCGGACGCGCTCGACCGCATCTTCAGCCAGAAGGCGGACGGCTCCGATCGCGCGGGCGGCCACGTCGCGTTCACCGCCCTCGAGCACGAGGTATACGTCTACGCGAACGGCGATGTCATCATCTACCCACCCGCGGAGACGCCCCGGACGCCGACCACGAACTGA